In the genome of Herpetosiphon gulosus, the window TACCCACAAGGCACGCGCTTGCTAGCAATCGGCATGGATGGGATTCAGTCGTCGTTATTTGCTGATGGCTATTTTGTGTCAGCCGAAACTGATGTAGCAGCGGTGGTGGTTGGGGTCGATTTCAACTTGACTTATGCCCGTTTAAAAACTGCAACCCTCGCCTTACGCGCGGGCGCAGCCTTTATCGCCACCAACAGCGACCGCACGTTTCCTGCGCCTGAGGGCTTGATTCCTGGGGCTGGCTCGATTGTGGCGGCTTTGGCAGCTGCCAGCGATTGTACGCCCGAAGTGATTGGCAAGCCTGAACCAGCCATGTTCGAAGCGGCTTTGCAATTATTTGGGGTAACCGCCGAGCAAACCTTGATGGTCGGCGATCGTTTGGATACTGATATTGCGGGAGCACAACGCGTCGGAATTGCCACAGCCTTTGTCGGCAGCGGCGTGCATAGCATGCAACAAGCTCAAGTGTGGGAGCCAAGAATCGATCTATTGGCTGATGATTTGGCAGGTATTTTGAGCTTGCTCAGGGCTGGGCGGGAGTAGGCCATGCATCCAATTCCAGTGATTATTGTTTCCTACAATACCCGTAATTTGTTGCGCGAATGTTTGGCAAGTTTGGCCTTGAGCAGCCTACCAACCCAAGCGATTGTGGTCGATAATGCTTCGCATGATGGCAGCGTTGCCATGGTTCAAACTGAATTCCCCCAAGCCCATGTGATCGAATCAGGGGCTAATTTAGGCTTTGCTAAGGCCAATAATCTTGGTATTCGTCAGGCCTTGCTTGGGCAACCAAATTATTTGTTGTTGCTCAACCCCGATGCCCAACTGACTAGCGGAGCCTTGGAAACACTCGTAGCCTTCTTGGAGCAACATTCGCGGGTGGGGATGGTTGCGCCACGCTTGTTGTACCCCGATGGCTCGTTTCAAGCAGCAGCCTTTCGTTTCCCAACCTTGCTGATGAATCTGTTTGATCTCTATCCGCCGCGTGGGCGGGGCTTTGGGCGGCTCTACAATCACCCGCTCAACGGGCGCTATCCACAGGATGGTGGCGATGAAGCCTTTGCAATTGACCATCCCTTGGGCGCTGCAATGTTGGTGCGAGCCGAAACCTTGGCCGAAGTTGGTCTTTTGAATGAAGATTTTTGGCTGTATGCCGAAGAAGTTGAGCTGTGCTGGCGAATTCGCCAAGCAGGCTGGGCAATTTGGCAAGAACCACAAGCAACCGTCATTCATTATGGTGGGGCTAGCTCCAGCCAATTTCGGGTACGCTCGTTTTTGGCCTTGCAACAAGCCCGATCACAATTTTTTGGTTTGGCCTATAGTCAGCGTTTCAATCGTTGGCATCGCCGTTTAATGACATTTGCAGGCCTGCAACGTAGCTTGGCGGCTGCTTGGCAATGGCAAAAACAGACGATCGATCAAGCTGAATTACGCCGCCGAACTTGGGCGTGGGCTAAAGTACGCGAAGTCATCCAATCTTCCAATCAACCAAAGGATTAAATGTATGCAGCGATTTATGAGTTTATTCTTGATTTGTGCGCTTCTGGCAAGTTGCGGTGGGGCGGCGGTCAGCTATGATCCGAGCCAACCAATCACCAGTTTTAATCTGTTGCGCGAGCAATTAGCAAAAACCACCGATCAAGCCGACCAACTTAAATTAATCAACGATTTTAATGCGGTGTTTCCAACCAGCCCCTTGACCCAAGGCGATCAGGCCTTGTTTATGGTCGAAAAAGATGCTCCACGTATGGAATTATCCAGCGATCTGACCAATTGGTTTCAGACAACTTCGATGCAACGACTTGGCTCAACCAACTGGTGGGGCTTGGTGCAAACGATCAGTTCAACCGCGCGGATCGATTATCGCTTTGGGGTTGGCGGTGGTGGCGGTTTGATGAACGACCCGCGTAATCCAACCTTGGTGCCAAGCAGCATGGGCATGAATTCAGAATTGCGCATGCCCGAATATCTCACGCCAACCGAAATTATTTCGCGCAGCGACGTGCCCAAGGGTACGCTAGAAGATTTGGGTGATTATTACACTGACATTAGCAAAACTACCCATCGTTTGCATGTCTATCTGCCGGCTAATTACGATCCAGCTAAGCAATATCCGAGTGTTTATTTTCAAGATGGCGATGATTACCAAAATTATGCCTTTACGCCAACGATTTTAGATAATGCGATTGCTG includes:
- a CDS encoding glycosyltransferase family 2 protein, whose protein sequence is MHPIPVIIVSYNTRNLLRECLASLALSSLPTQAIVVDNASHDGSVAMVQTEFPQAHVIESGANLGFAKANNLGIRQALLGQPNYLLLLNPDAQLTSGALETLVAFLEQHSRVGMVAPRLLYPDGSFQAAAFRFPTLLMNLFDLYPPRGRGFGRLYNHPLNGRYPQDGGDEAFAIDHPLGAAMLVRAETLAEVGLLNEDFWLYAEEVELCWRIRQAGWAIWQEPQATVIHYGGASSSQFRVRSFLALQQARSQFFGLAYSQRFNRWHRRLMTFAGLQRSLAAAWQWQKQTIDQAELRRRTWAWAKVREVIQSSNQPKD
- a CDS encoding HAD-IIA family hydrolase, which produces MLNLKQLKLVLLDMDGVLHRGGEILPGAAELTTVLDRLGLGYACLTNNSSQLPATFAYHLHDLGVAIAAEHVITSSTATATLLRRRYPQGTRLLAIGMDGIQSSLFADGYFVSAETDVAAVVVGVDFNLTYARLKTATLALRAGAAFIATNSDRTFPAPEGLIPGAGSIVAALAAASDCTPEVIGKPEPAMFEAALQLFGVTAEQTLMVGDRLDTDIAGAQRVGIATAFVGSGVHSMQQAQVWEPRIDLLADDLAGILSLLRAGRE
- a CDS encoding alpha/beta hydrolase-fold protein, with product MQRFMSLFLICALLASCGGAAVSYDPSQPITSFNLLREQLAKTTDQADQLKLINDFNAVFPTSPLTQGDQALFMVEKDAPRMELSSDLTNWFQTTSMQRLGSTNWWGLVQTISSTARIDYRFGVGGGGGLMNDPRNPTLVPSSMGMNSELRMPEYLTPTEIISRSDVPKGTLEDLGDYYTDISKTTHRLHVYLPANYDPAKQYPSVYFQDGDDYQNYAFTPTILDNAIADQILPPLIAIFVKPSREQGRQRDYDLNDAYSEFFATELVSMIDEKYSTINDPKQRVVVGDSYGGLISLYLALQYPEVFGGVVNQSGFVSRQNGRLLTLMSIQPPVNARIVTVVGTYETCIGGPVTGDECNFLEGNRTLRDILLGAGVQLNYAEYPQGHAWAFWRDHIDREVAWALDWQKP